GCAACAACTATGGCTTCAAGCAAGCCACCGCGCCCCTCATCCTCATGCTCAACCCGGACACCGTCGTTCATCCCGGCGCGCTGAAAGCGCTGGTCGAGTTTGCGGACGTGCGCCCTGAAGCAGGTATGATCGCCCCGCGCGTCGTCAACCCGGACGGCTCACTGCAACACAACACCTTCCGCTTCCCCGACCTCAAACAAGCCTTCTTCGGCTTCTTCGAAATGCTGGCCCCGCTAGACTCGCAACAGAATGGCCGCTATCTGCCCGAGGACTATAACCGCGAGCGTGAAGTTGAGCACATCCTCGGCGCAACTCTCCTCTTCCGCCGCAAACTCTACGAGCAACTGCCGGGCATGGACGAAAAGTTCGGCATCTACTTTGAGGAGACCGACTGGTGCTACCGCGCTCGGCGGGCCGGGTGGAAACTGCTCTACACGCCGGCGGCCACCATCACCCACCTCGGCGCGCACAGCACATCCAAAAATCCCGAAAAGTCCTCGGCCCAGTTCTACAAGAGCCAGTCGTACTTCTACCGCAAAAACTACGGCCTGCTGAAATACACCGCCCTCAAGTGCCTCACCGTCGTCGGCCTGCTGTTCTGGCTGGCCCGCACCCTCAAGGGCTGGCTGACCGGTAAGGTAAGCGGCGAGAAGTTGCGGTTGAGATTGTGGAGCTATGGGGAAATTCTAAAGGCTTAGAATTCAGGAGCCAGAATACGGAAGCCAGAATATTTTTCGCTTCTGACTCCTGAATTCTGACTTCTGACTCCTGAACTGATGCAAGACGTTGCGATTATTATCGTCTCCCACAACTCCAAAGAATTCCTCACCGCTTGCCTGAGCACCGTCCGGGCCGCGACTGAAGGTTTGAGCGCCACAGTCTATTTGGTGGACAACGGCGGCAACGACGGCACGGCAGAGTTCGTTCGCCAGAACCACGGCTGGTGTGAAGTGATCGACTCACGGGCAAACGGCGGCTACTCGTTCGGCAACAACCTCGGCCTCAAGGCCGCCGGTTTCCCCGACTCGCCCCGGTTTCGCTACGCCCTGCTTCTCAACCCGGACACTGAAACACCGCCCGACGCCTTCCGCCGAATGCTTGACCACATGGACTCGCATCCTGACGTTGGTGTGCTCGGCCCCAAACTCGCGCTGGCCGACGGCTCGCTCGACCTGGCCTGTCGCCGGGGCGAGCCGACGCCGCTCACGTCGTTTTATTACATCTTCGGCCTCGCCAAAATTTTTCCGAAGAGTTCGCGCTTTGGCCGCTACAACATGACCTTCCTGCCTGAAGACGAAACCGCCGATGTGGACTCGGTTGTCGGCGCGTGCATGTTGATGCGCGGCGAAGCCATTTGCAAGGCCGGGTTGATGGACGAAAGCTTCTTCATGTACGGCGAAGACCTTGACCTCAACCTGCGAATCAAAAAGCAAGGCTACCGGGTTGTCTACTGGCCTGAAGTCGTGGTCAAGCACCTCAAGGGCACGTCTACGCGCAAACGACCGGAGCGCATGATCAACGCTTTCTATGATGCCATGCGCGTCTTTCATCGCAAGCACTACGAGAGCCACTACCCGGCTCCGTTCAACTGGCTGGTCTACGCCGCCATCGGCTTGGTGCGCCAGTACAAACTTCTGCGCGCCCGCCTCAGCCCGCCGGAGAAGCGCGTGGTGGGTTCAACTCGCGCTTGATACGGAGCGTAGTGATCACCTTCGTCGTCGTCAGTTATAACACTTGCGCTTATCTCGAACGTTGCCTCGCCACTCTCCCGGGCCCAACCATCGTGGTTGACAACGCTTCCACCGACGGCTCCGCTGAGTTGGCGACGATTCGCAACGAGCGCAATCTCGGTTTCGGGATGGCGGCCAACATCGGGATCAAAGCGGCGGTCACACCCTGGATATTTCTTCTCAACCCCGACGTTCAACTGTTACCGACCAGCCTCCCGCCCCTCCTCGCCGCCACTCAGGACTCGCGAGTCGGCATAATCGGCCCGTCACTGATCTCCCAGAATGGGGATGGTCGCCGCCAGCGTTCGACGTTTCCCGACCCGACCCTTTGGCGCGCAGTGAAGCGTCACCTTTTCTTCGCTGAAACCATCGCCGCCCGCTTCAGCAGACTTCGGAAGTCTGTTGAGACTTCCGAAGTCTCTGTTGATTGGCTACTCGGCGCGGCCATGCTCATCCGCCGCGAGTGCTGGGCGCAGATCGGCGGCTTCGACGAGTCTATTTTCTTGTACGGCGAAGATTGGGATTTTTGCTACCGCGCCCGCCAGGCAGGCTGGCGAGTGTTATTCGCGCCCGAAGCGCAAGTCATTCATCACGGCAATGCCGCCGGGGAAACTTTCGGCGAAGATCGGCTGACGCGAGTGACTCTTTCCGAACTGTATGTGATCGAGAAACATTACGGCGCGCGTCAGGCTCAAGCCCATCGCCTGCTGGCGACTCTCGGCTCGGCCCTGCGCGCGCCGTTCTCTGAAAAGCACAGGCGCTTACTCAAGGCGCTTCTGATCGGAAGCAAGAATTAACCGCGAAGACGCCAAGACCGCGAAGATTTTTCTTGATCTCTTTGCGTCCGCCTGCCCCGCTTCTTTTTGCGGGGTTGCGCCTTCGCGGTGAAATCATTTTGGAAGTTGGGCTTTTGGGATTTGGGGTTTTCTACGCGGTGACTTTCCAGCGTGGCGTTTTCCCCGTCAACACCGCCGCCACTTCTTCGGCAATGTCAACCCCGGCGCGGGTCTGGGCCTCGGCGGTTTGCGCCCCGACGTGCGGCGTGCCGATCACTTTGGGATGCGTCGTGAGCGGCGTGAGGCCCGGCGGCTCGGTCTCGAACACGTCAAGGGCGGCCCCGGCCACCTTGCCCGACTCCAACGCGGCCAGCAGTGCGGCTTCGTCAATCACCCCGCCCCGCGCCGCGCAGATCAGGCGCACGCCGTTTTTCATTCTGGCGAACGAGTCGGCGTTGATGAGATGTTTGGTTTGCGAGGTAAGGGGCGAGTGAATGGAAATGTAATCGGAGACGGCCAACAATTCGTCAAGGGTGGTGGGGTGCGCCTGCCGCTGGCGAACGTCATCGTCAGAGAGAAATGGGTCGTAAGCCATCACCCGCATGCCCAGAGCCACCGCGCGCCCGGCCACTGCCGCCCCAATCCGGCCAACGGCCACCAGGCCCAGCGTCTTGCCGTAAAGCTCGCTACCGCTCAAGCCGCTCTTCAGCCATTCGCCCTTTTTCAAGGCCGAGTCGGCGCGAGGGATTTCACGCGCCAGCGCCAACATCAGGCCCAGCGTCAGTTCGGCCACCGACACGGTGGCGGCCAGCGGTGAGTTGACAACGGTGATGCCTTTGGCCAGGGCCGCGGGCACGTCAATGTTGTCCACACCCACCCCGGCCCGGCCAATCACCTTCAGGCTCGTCCCGGCCTCAATCACTTTCGCCGTCACTTTGGTGCGACTGCGAACGACGAGGCCCTGATACTGCGGCAGGGCGGCGATCAGTTCGTCGGCGGCGATCTTCGGTTGCGTCACCACCTCGGCCACGCCCTGGAGCAATTTGATGCCGTCTTCGGCAAGGCCGTCGGAAATTAAAACTTTAGGTTTGGTCATGGGTATTTATCCTTTTTGATCCGGCGCACAGAACAAGCGCCGATAGAGTTCGGTTTGCAAGAGGCAGTTCGGGTCACAGCGGCGTTTGAACTCGGCGAAGCGGGCCAGCGTTTTCTCGCCTAGCGACTTCGCCACCGCATGTGAAGTAAGTGTGCTGTCTTTGGCGAAGTAGAAGCGGCCATTTGCTTGAAGAACGATCTCGCTCAAGTCGTCGGTGAGTTCTTGCAGGGCGGCGCGATTGCCGTTCGTCACTTTGAAATCCATCGCCAG
The window above is part of the Chloroflexota bacterium genome. Proteins encoded here:
- a CDS encoding glycosyltransferase family 2 protein; protein product: MPPALSIVIVTYNSAAVIRDCLESIPCGWDDEHDDRRPTTDDRLSSFVRRPPSSVEVIVVDNGSTDGTVDVIRNEFPWARLLADHGNLLFAGGNNYGFKQATAPLILMLNPDTVVHPGALKALVEFADVRPEAGMIAPRVVNPDGSLQHNTFRFPDLKQAFFGFFEMLAPLDSQQNGRYLPEDYNREREVEHILGATLLFRRKLYEQLPGMDEKFGIYFEETDWCYRARRAGWKLLYTPAATITHLGAHSTSKNPEKSSAQFYKSQSYFYRKNYGLLKYTALKCLTVVGLLFWLARTLKGWLTGKVSGEKLRLRLWSYGEILKA
- a CDS encoding glycosyltransferase family 2 protein is translated as MQDVAIIIVSHNSKEFLTACLSTVRAATEGLSATVYLVDNGGNDGTAEFVRQNHGWCEVIDSRANGGYSFGNNLGLKAAGFPDSPRFRYALLLNPDTETPPDAFRRMLDHMDSHPDVGVLGPKLALADGSLDLACRRGEPTPLTSFYYIFGLAKIFPKSSRFGRYNMTFLPEDETADVDSVVGACMLMRGEAICKAGLMDESFFMYGEDLDLNLRIKKQGYRVVYWPEVVVKHLKGTSTRKRPERMINAFYDAMRVFHRKHYESHYPAPFNWLVYAAIGLVRQYKLLRARLSPPEKRVVGSTRA
- a CDS encoding glycosyltransferase family 2 protein produces the protein MITFVVVSYNTCAYLERCLATLPGPTIVVDNASTDGSAELATIRNERNLGFGMAANIGIKAAVTPWIFLLNPDVQLLPTSLPPLLAATQDSRVGIIGPSLISQNGDGRRQRSTFPDPTLWRAVKRHLFFAETIAARFSRLRKSVETSEVSVDWLLGAAMLIRRECWAQIGGFDESIFLYGEDWDFCYRARQAGWRVLFAPEAQVIHHGNAAGETFGEDRLTRVTLSELYVIEKHYGARQAQAHRLLATLGSALRAPFSEKHRRLLKALLIGSKN